One genomic window of Camelina sativa cultivar DH55 chromosome 5, Cs, whole genome shotgun sequence includes the following:
- the LOC104787082 gene encoding axial regulator YABBY 5: protein MANSVMATEQLCYIPCNFCNIVLAVSVPCSSLFDIVTVRCGHCTNLWSVNMAAALQSLSRPNFQATNNAVPEYGSSSRGHTKIPSRISTRTKTEQRIVNRSTEKRQRVPSAYNQFIKEEIQRIKANNPDISHREAFSTAAKNWAHFPHIHFGLMLESNKQAKLA, encoded by the exons ATGGCTAACTCTGTGATGGCAACGGAGCAACTCTGCTACATCCCTTGCAACTTTTGCAACATAGTTCTTgcg GTGAGTGTCCCATGCAGTAGTCTGTTCGACATCGTGACTGTCCGATGCGGTCACTGCACTAATCTGTGGTCTGTAAACATGGCAGCTGCTCTTCAGTCGCTTTCACGACCTAATTTCCAG GCGACGAACAATGCAGTACCAGAATATGGATCTTCCTCACGAGGTCACACCAAAATTCCTTCCAGGATTTCAACTCGTACCAAAACTGAGCAAAGGATTGTAAACCGTT CTACGGAGAAGCGGCAGCGAGTACCTTCTGCGTACAATCAATTTATAAA AGAGGAAATTCAGAGGATTAAGGCGAATAATCCAGACATAAGCCACAGAGAAGCATTCAGCACCGCCGCCAAAAAt TGGGCACACTTTCCTCATATTCACTTCGGTCTAATGCTTGAGAGCAACAAGCAAGCCAAGCTAGCTTAA
- the LOC104787083 gene encoding protein PAF1 homolog encodes MVPSLDELSKDMHDENEDISYTWVREYHWDVLGDDANDTYLVSFDDGTASYLPPPTKLTLRKKRAREGRSSDEIEHFPVPSRVTVRRRSTLSVIEHKDSGVYSSRVGPSSSKMRRLEDEEGLGRSWKHEREQDVNQYRDGNEDEYSE; translated from the exons ATGGTTCCTTCCTTGGATGAG TTGTCTAAGGATATGCATGATGAAAACGAAGATATCTCTTACACTTGGGTTCGCGAATACCACTGGGAT GTACTTGGCGACGATGCAAATGACACATACCTGGTATCATTTGACGATGGGACCGCTAGCTATCTG CCCCCACCCACAAAGCTGACCTTGAGGAAGAAAAGGGCCAGGGAAGGAAGATCTTCTGATGAGATTGAACACTTTCCAGTACCTTCAAGGGTGACTGTAAGGCGACGATCAACTCTATCAGTGATAGAACATAAAGATTCAGGG GTTTACTCTTCTAGGGTTGGTCCTTCGAGCTCCAAGATGAGAAGGTTAGAGGACGAAGAAGGCCTTGGTAGATCTTGGAAACACGAGCGGGAACAAGATGTCAATCAATATCGTGATGGTAATGAGGATGAGTATTCTGAATGA